A DNA window from Danio aesculapii chromosome 14, fDanAes4.1, whole genome shotgun sequence contains the following coding sequences:
- the cenpu gene encoding centromere protein U isoform X1, which produces MSRMAKTLKAVQRELQSAKQNNVGTADSPQPLDISSIEKASFFQGEQYSPHGNPLHSTALEEDPSPGPEHNQRSAPQKTGQPRTKKNAQTASKAVNSNTASKENQEPVNQAAKSVGKVKSKTMATTSEGAEKKRASIPASSPSKKAGKVQRSPKETSPTPRATQNQRRPSLSSEDLTDEDESFNPGKGNSKGTKRRSSSLRLSGHKQKRKSSSSSDRAGPSKKPRDLRNPIDLDVVLDAFQEFVTEYKQTLNSDPVRRSVEAFSRSFEEQLTEIITATKELKNVQRENNKINRAINQKRTRLVEANNELIKGKTQLQKLQKDVDEMEQRFKALTEGSSLLSNLKELNRKYLKHRSTHPDELEMFGTSCMPAMLMEARCIMGAEHQLKTVNDHLQQVLGATEN; this is translated from the exons AGTGCAAAACAGAACAATGTGGGCACTGCAGATTCTCCTCAGCCGCTGGATATTTCATCCATAGAGAAAGCCAGTTTCTTTCAAGGAGAGCAGTATTCTCCTCATG GGAATCCTCTTCACAGCACAGCTCTGGAGGAAGACCCCAGTCCTGGACCAGAACACAACCAAAGGTCCGCTCCACAAAAGACAGGTCAACCGCGAACTAAGAAAAATGCTCAAACGGCTTCTAAAGCGGTGAATAGTAACACTGCGTCAAAGGAGAACCAGGAGCCAGTAAATCAAGCAGCTAAATCTGTTGG AAAAGTTAAAAGCAAAACGATGGCAACCACATCAGAAGGTGCAGAAAAGAAAAGAGCATCAATCCCTGCAAGCTCACCGTCCAAG AAAGCAGGAAAAGTTCAAAGGTCACCAAAAGAAACCTCTCCAACCCCAAGAGCGACTCAGAATCAGCGCAGACCTTCTTTATCCTCTGAGGACCTGACAGATGAGGATGAAAGCTTT aatccaGGCAAAGGAAACTCTAAAGGGACAAAAAGACGATCTTCCAGTCTGCGGCTGAGCGGCcacaaacagaaaagaaaatcttcatcatcatcag ACAGAGCTGGCCCTTCCAAAAAGCCCAGAGATTTGAGAAATCCTATTGACCTAGACGTGGTGCTCGACGCTTTCCAGGAGTTTGTCACGGAGTACAA GCAGACATTAAACTCTGATCCAGTCAGACGCTCCGTTGAGGCTTTCAGTCGCTCATTTGAGGAGCAGCTCACAGAAATA atcACAGCGACAAAGGAACTCAAGAATGTGCAAAGAGAAAATAACAAG aTCAATAGAGCTATAAATCAGAAGAGGACCAGACTTGTGGAAGCCAATAATGAGCTCATTAA GGGGAAAACGCAGCTCCAGAAGCTTCAGAAGGATGTGGATGAGATGGAGCAGAGATTCAAAGCTCTGACTGAAGGATCCTCTTTGCTATCCAATTTAAAGGAGCTCAACAGGAAATACCTGAAGCACCGCTCAACTCATCCGGATGAGCTGGAAATG TTTGGAACATCCTGTATGCCTGCCATGCTGATGGAAGCCAGGTGTATCATGGGAGCAGAGCATCAGCTAAAGACTGTCAATGACCATCTGCAGCAGGTCTTGGGTGCAACGGAAAATTAA
- the cenpu gene encoding centromere protein U isoform X2, which produces MSRMAKTLKAVQRELQSAKQNNVGTADSPQPLDISSIEKASFFQGEQYSPHGNPLHSTALEEDPSPGPEHNQRSAPQKTGQPRTKKNAQTASKAVNSNTASKENQEPVNQAAKSVGKVKSKTMATTSEGAEKKRASIPASSPSKKAGKVQRSPKETSPTPRATQNQRRPSLSSEDLTDEDESFNPGKGNSKGTKRRSSSLRLSGHKQKRKSSSSSDRAGPSKKPRDLRNPIDLDVVLDAFQEFVTEYKQTLNSDPVRRSVEAFSRSFEEQLTEIINRAINQKRTRLVEANNELIKGKTQLQKLQKDVDEMEQRFKALTEGSSLLSNLKELNRKYLKHRSTHPDELEMFGTSCMPAMLMEARCIMGAEHQLKTVNDHLQQVLGATEN; this is translated from the exons AGTGCAAAACAGAACAATGTGGGCACTGCAGATTCTCCTCAGCCGCTGGATATTTCATCCATAGAGAAAGCCAGTTTCTTTCAAGGAGAGCAGTATTCTCCTCATG GGAATCCTCTTCACAGCACAGCTCTGGAGGAAGACCCCAGTCCTGGACCAGAACACAACCAAAGGTCCGCTCCACAAAAGACAGGTCAACCGCGAACTAAGAAAAATGCTCAAACGGCTTCTAAAGCGGTGAATAGTAACACTGCGTCAAAGGAGAACCAGGAGCCAGTAAATCAAGCAGCTAAATCTGTTGG AAAAGTTAAAAGCAAAACGATGGCAACCACATCAGAAGGTGCAGAAAAGAAAAGAGCATCAATCCCTGCAAGCTCACCGTCCAAG AAAGCAGGAAAAGTTCAAAGGTCACCAAAAGAAACCTCTCCAACCCCAAGAGCGACTCAGAATCAGCGCAGACCTTCTTTATCCTCTGAGGACCTGACAGATGAGGATGAAAGCTTT aatccaGGCAAAGGAAACTCTAAAGGGACAAAAAGACGATCTTCCAGTCTGCGGCTGAGCGGCcacaaacagaaaagaaaatcttcatcatcatcag ACAGAGCTGGCCCTTCCAAAAAGCCCAGAGATTTGAGAAATCCTATTGACCTAGACGTGGTGCTCGACGCTTTCCAGGAGTTTGTCACGGAGTACAA GCAGACATTAAACTCTGATCCAGTCAGACGCTCCGTTGAGGCTTTCAGTCGCTCATTTGAGGAGCAGCTCACAGAAATA aTCAATAGAGCTATAAATCAGAAGAGGACCAGACTTGTGGAAGCCAATAATGAGCTCATTAA GGGGAAAACGCAGCTCCAGAAGCTTCAGAAGGATGTGGATGAGATGGAGCAGAGATTCAAAGCTCTGACTGAAGGATCCTCTTTGCTATCCAATTTAAAGGAGCTCAACAGGAAATACCTGAAGCACCGCTCAACTCATCCGGATGAGCTGGAAATG TTTGGAACATCCTGTATGCCTGCCATGCTGATGGAAGCCAGGTGTATCATGGGAGCAGAGCATCAGCTAAAGACTGTCAATGACCATCTGCAGCAGGTCTTGGGTGCAACGGAAAATTAA